The sequence GTAAAGGGCGTAAATGGCTTCATTGATCATGGGCATCAGGATGCGATTGGCGACAAATCCCGGGTAATCATTGACTGCCACAGGTGCCTTTTCCAGTGCTTTAGCGACAGACATCACCTGATGGGTGGTTTCTTCGGATGTCTTGTATCCTTTGATGACCTCCACCAGTTGCATCACGGGAACCGGGTTCATAAAGTGCATGCCAATGACCTTGTCTGGCCGCGAAGTGGCAGCAGCGATTTTGGTGATGGAAATGGAGGAAGTATTGGTGGCCAAGATGGCTTCTTTAGGACTGAACTGGTCCAGCTGTCGAAAAATTTCTAATTTCAATTCGGTGTTCTCGGTCGCCGCTTCTACCACGATGGCCACATTTTTCACCCCTTTTTCCATGTCGGAATACGGGGTGATATTGGCCAAAGTGGAATCCTTTGTTTCAGCTTGAATAATTCCCTTCTCGATTTGTCGGTCCAAGTTTTTGGCAATGGTCGCCAGCCCCTTTTCCAAGGCTTTTTCATCCTTGTCGATTAAGGATACTTGATGATCGTGCTGGGCAAATACATGGGCGATACCATTCCCCATGGTGCCTGATCCTATTACGGCTATTTTTGACATAAAAGTAAATTATGCCCAAGGGATGAAAGCGCTTGGGACGGTTTATGGCTTGGTTTGTTATTCTTAAATT comes from Echinicola vietnamensis DSM 17526 and encodes:
- a CDS encoding 3-hydroxyacyl-CoA dehydrogenase family protein, producing the protein MSKIAVIGSGTMGNGIAHVFAQHDHQVSLIDKDEKALEKGLATIAKNLDRQIEKGIIQAETKDSTLANITPYSDMEKGVKNVAIVVEAATENTELKLEIFRQLDQFSPKEAILATNTSSISITKIAAATSRPDKVIGMHFMNPVPVMQLVEVIKGYKTSEETTHQVMSVAKALEKAPVAVNDYPGFVANRILMPMINEAIYALYEGVSGVQEIDTVMKLGMAHPMGPLQLADFIGLDVCHAILDVLYQGLGNPKYAPCPLLVNMVEAGNKGVKSGEGFYIYSQGSKELVVSERFQKQP